A genome region from Aurantiacibacter sp. MUD61 includes the following:
- a CDS encoding threonine ammonia-lyase yields MSEGKLTIADVRAAAERIEGAVVRTPTMHSQTLSAITGAEIWLKFENQQFTAAYKERGALNALLQLTDEQRSRGVIAASAGNHSQGLSYHGKRLGVPVTIVMPRTTPVVKVMQTEAVGGNVVLEGETFDEASAHARKLEKELGLTFVHPFDDPKVAAGQGTVALELFEDAQELDCIVVPIGGGGLISGMATVAKDRQPPVEVIGVEAQLFPSSYNAYKGEDLPSGGDTLAEGIAVKEPGKFTQTVIDRLVDDIVLVDEPHLEEAVSLLLQIEKTVVEGAGAAGLAAVLSYPERFKGKKIGLVLCGGNIDTRLLANVLLRDLARSGRLARLQITLQDRPGALFRVMREFDAHNVNIIEIYHQRIFTNLPAKGLVTDIECEARDKAQLDALVQALRGKGYEVSSVAVN; encoded by the coding sequence ATGAGTGAGGGAAAACTGACGATCGCCGATGTCCGGGCTGCTGCAGAGCGCATTGAAGGCGCTGTCGTGCGCACGCCCACCATGCATTCGCAGACCCTGTCTGCCATTACCGGTGCGGAAATCTGGCTGAAGTTCGAGAACCAGCAGTTCACCGCAGCCTATAAGGAACGCGGGGCGCTCAATGCCCTGCTGCAGCTTACCGATGAGCAGCGCTCGCGCGGCGTAATTGCAGCGAGCGCAGGCAATCACTCGCAGGGGCTTTCCTACCACGGCAAGCGGCTCGGCGTTCCGGTGACCATCGTGATGCCGCGCACCACGCCAGTGGTGAAAGTCATGCAGACCGAAGCGGTCGGCGGGAATGTCGTTCTCGAAGGCGAGACTTTCGATGAAGCGAGCGCCCATGCGCGCAAGCTTGAAAAGGAACTGGGCCTCACTTTCGTCCATCCGTTCGACGATCCCAAAGTCGCGGCGGGGCAGGGCACGGTGGCGCTTGAATTGTTCGAGGATGCGCAGGAGCTCGATTGCATTGTCGTGCCGATTGGCGGGGGCGGCCTCATCTCGGGCATGGCCACGGTCGCCAAGGATCGCCAGCCGCCGGTCGAGGTGATCGGTGTAGAGGCGCAGCTCTTCCCGTCATCCTACAATGCCTACAAGGGCGAAGACCTTCCCTCCGGCGGCGATACGCTGGCAGAAGGCATCGCGGTGAAGGAGCCGGGCAAATTTACCCAGACCGTCATCGACCGGCTGGTGGACGACATCGTCCTGGTGGATGAGCCGCACCTGGAAGAGGCGGTCAGCCTGCTGCTGCAGATCGAGAAGACTGTGGTCGAAGGTGCAGGTGCAGCGGGACTCGCCGCAGTCCTCTCCTATCCGGAGCGCTTCAAAGGCAAGAAAATCGGTCTCGTGCTGTGCGGCGGCAATATCGACACGCGCCTGCTCGCCAATGTGCTGCTGCGCGATCTCGCACGGTCCGGACGCTTGGCGCGTTTGCAGATCACTTTGCAGGATCGCCCGGGCGCGCTTTTCCGCGTGATGCGCGAATTCGATGCGCACAATGTCAATATCATCGAGATTTACCACCAGCGGATTTTCACCAATCTGCCGGCCAAGGGTCTCGTCACCGATATCGAATGCGAAGCGCGCGACAAGGCGCAGCTTGATGCGCTGGTGCAGGCCCTGCGCGGCAAGGGCTACGAAGTGAGTTCGGTCGCCGTTAACTAA
- a CDS encoding arginyltransferase yields the protein MTAPVRFPRFFVTSPAPCPYLPGKTERKVFTELKGEHAEQLNDALGRIGFRRSQTVAYRPSCADCRACVSVRVAAFDFKPSSSQKRLLKRNSDLATSECRPWATHEQFELLQKYLANRHPGGGMAAMDEVDYADMVEHTSVSSFVVEYREPATDGGVGRLVAACLMDRQGDGLSMIYSFFDPDHEGRSGLGTYVILDHIRRAAETGLPYVYLGYWVEGSDRMQYKVRFRPLERLGPDGWRRMSEEEQRALIEGVTSGGTERTPAPDGGSKDNTPGLQAEYKLA from the coding sequence GTGACGGCCCCCGTTCGCTTTCCCCGCTTTTTCGTGACGAGCCCTGCGCCGTGCCCATACCTGCCGGGCAAGACGGAGCGAAAGGTGTTCACGGAGCTGAAGGGTGAGCATGCCGAGCAGCTGAACGATGCGCTGGGGCGGATCGGTTTCCGTCGCAGCCAGACGGTGGCTTATCGCCCGAGCTGCGCGGATTGCCGCGCTTGCGTGTCCGTCCGTGTGGCGGCTTTCGATTTCAAGCCTTCAAGCTCGCAGAAGCGCCTGCTGAAGCGCAATTCCGATCTGGCGACATCCGAATGCCGACCCTGGGCTACGCATGAACAGTTCGAATTGCTGCAGAAATATCTCGCCAATCGCCATCCAGGGGGCGGCATGGCGGCCATGGATGAGGTCGATTATGCCGATATGGTGGAGCACACCAGCGTTTCGAGTTTTGTTGTGGAATATCGGGAACCTGCTACCGACGGAGGCGTAGGACGTCTGGTGGCGGCCTGTCTGATGGATAGGCAGGGCGATGGACTTTCGATGATCTACAGCTTTTTCGACCCAGATCATGAGGGACGCAGCGGGCTTGGTACTTACGTCATTCTTGACCACATACGCCGCGCTGCGGAAACGGGCCTGCCTTACGTCTATCTCGGCTATTGGGTGGAGGGCTCTGACCGCATGCAATATAAGGTCCGCTTCCGTCCGCTCGAAAGGCTGGGACCGGATGGCTGGCGACGCATGTCGGAAGAAGAGCAGCGCGCACTTATCGAAGGGGTTACTTCCGGGGGCACTGAACGGACACCAGCGCCCGATGGCGGATCAAAAGACAACACTCCCGGCCTGCAAGCCGAATATAAGCTCGCCTGA
- a CDS encoding autotransporter assembly complex protein TamA, whose product MCAFAAQPAFAQDVPDTRDLDELIPDEAVADPEGWAQQGIPEGDTTTPEDEDFRLDSDDPLSEMPLVSIPWPDGSGIPTLDPLEPEEPIEFATFEEEIPPLVEGSEERISDELVLVFPSDNSLFPEREEFLDRFNALSTIEELDDDGNVARLAVQARNDEELLGRLLRVYGYFDAQVIRSIGRVDESVDAELDIPAARFDILPGTRYRFGEIDLGNLAEAGDAYQSLRSAFEIQTGDFISLDTIETEQLDLDVALGEQGFPFAAIEEPELLVDHAREEGDLTMPVKPGGQYNFGVVTSTLPDFLSGRHLSRIARWDAGDLYQRSDEEDLRRAILATGLVGSVSLTPVVVEEPANGEPGRVNIEADMTPAPLRTLAGNIGFGTEEGIRIEGSWEHRNLFPPEGLLRLRGILGTEEQLAGITFQKNNFLGRDRILTLDAFATTIDTDAYDAETVSLVGLYERRSTLLFQKELSWGIGFELVATREAEIRVKGEKRATTDYLVAALPGYVQFDTSDDLLDPTEGWRLRAAVSPEVSRVFETNSTYLNVQFDLANYQPVTEDVVLAGRVRLGTIVGAPLAAIAPSRRFYAGGGGSVRGYGFNAIGPTNALGTPNGGRSLVEASVEARVQTPLLDGAVSVVPFVDAGTVSRSTTPDFDTVRFGAGLGVRYDTTFGPLRLDVAFPLNPGPNDNWVAVYVALGQAF is encoded by the coding sequence TTGTGCGCCTTCGCCGCGCAGCCGGCATTCGCACAGGACGTCCCGGATACCCGCGATCTGGATGAGCTGATTCCCGACGAAGCTGTCGCCGATCCGGAAGGCTGGGCGCAGCAAGGTATCCCGGAAGGCGATACGACAACGCCGGAGGATGAGGACTTCCGCCTCGATAGCGACGATCCGCTGTCCGAAATGCCGCTGGTGAGCATCCCGTGGCCCGATGGTTCCGGCATTCCCACGCTCGATCCCCTCGAGCCTGAAGAGCCGATCGAATTCGCGACTTTCGAAGAGGAAATCCCGCCGCTGGTCGAGGGAAGCGAAGAACGCATTTCGGATGAGCTGGTGCTCGTCTTTCCCAGCGACAACTCGCTCTTCCCGGAGCGTGAGGAATTCCTCGACCGTTTCAATGCGCTGTCCACCATCGAAGAGCTGGATGATGACGGAAACGTCGCTCGCCTTGCCGTTCAGGCGCGCAATGATGAAGAACTGCTCGGAAGATTGCTTCGCGTCTACGGCTATTTCGATGCGCAGGTGATCCGCAGCATTGGCCGCGTCGATGAAAGCGTGGATGCAGAGCTCGACATACCAGCCGCGCGTTTCGATATCCTGCCGGGCACGCGCTATCGCTTTGGCGAGATCGACCTCGGCAATCTCGCTGAGGCAGGCGACGCCTATCAATCGCTCCGCAGCGCCTTCGAAATCCAGACCGGCGATTTCATCTCGCTCGATACGATCGAGACGGAACAGCTCGATCTCGACGTTGCACTCGGCGAACAGGGCTTCCCCTTCGCCGCGATTGAAGAGCCGGAGTTGCTAGTCGATCATGCGCGTGAGGAAGGCGATCTGACCATGCCGGTGAAGCCCGGCGGTCAGTATAATTTCGGTGTCGTCACCAGCACGCTGCCTGATTTCCTCTCCGGCCGCCATCTCTCCCGCATCGCGCGCTGGGATGCGGGCGATCTGTATCAACGCAGCGATGAGGAGGACTTGCGCCGCGCCATCCTTGCTACGGGTCTGGTCGGCTCGGTCTCACTCACACCAGTGGTGGTGGAAGAACCCGCCAATGGCGAGCCGGGCCGCGTCAATATCGAAGCCGATATGACGCCTGCACCGCTGCGCACGCTGGCGGGCAATATCGGTTTCGGCACCGAAGAAGGCATCCGCATCGAGGGGTCGTGGGAGCACCGCAATCTGTTCCCGCCCGAAGGCCTGCTGCGCCTACGCGGTATTCTTGGAACCGAGGAACAGCTCGCCGGCATCACTTTCCAGAAAAACAATTTTCTGGGTCGTGATCGCATCCTGACGCTCGATGCCTTTGCGACCACGATCGACACCGATGCCTACGATGCCGAAACGGTCTCGCTGGTCGGACTGTATGAGCGGCGCTCCACCCTGTTGTTCCAGAAAGAGCTGTCGTGGGGCATCGGTTTCGAGCTTGTCGCAACCCGCGAAGCTGAAATCAGAGTAAAGGGCGAGAAGCGCGCAACAACCGACTATCTCGTCGCGGCCCTGCCCGGGTACGTGCAATTTGACACGTCGGACGATCTGCTCGATCCGACAGAAGGCTGGCGTCTGCGCGCTGCGGTCTCTCCAGAAGTCTCGCGGGTTTTCGAGACCAATTCGACATATCTGAACGTACAATTCGATCTCGCCAATTATCAGCCGGTGACCGAAGATGTTGTGCTCGCAGGCCGCGTCCGGCTGGGCACGATTGTCGGCGCACCGCTTGCCGCTATTGCCCCGTCGCGGCGCTTCTACGCTGGTGGCGGCGGGTCGGTACGCGGTTATGGTTTTAATGCCATCGGTCCGACCAATGCGCTGGGCACACCAAATGGCGGCCGCTCGCTGGTGGAGGCATCGGTGGAAGCGCGCGTACAGACACCGCTTCTCGATGGCGCGGTTTCGGTCGTGCCATTCGTCG